A genomic stretch from uncultured Pseudodesulfovibrio sp. includes:
- a CDS encoding ABC transporter ATP-binding protein, translating into MEPIISCRDLRHGYGGKVVLNGLNFDVQQGGIFGLLGKNGAGKTTTINILMGFLRPLSGECRVLGQPSHGITPAVRCDIGLLHEKFIQYDFMSIREIERFYSRFYPKWESAVFYDLVSRLDVPHDRWICRMSCGQRSQVVLGLIMAQNPRLMILDDYSMGLDVGYRRLFLDFLQEYVRERGTTVLLTSHVVQDLDKLIDKMIIIQEGKVLVEGRKDEFLNTFHQYRLPASEALTEVAVGGPVVSMERERSTLSIFGFCGAEEMTGYLSGLGIPVQGLTEIPMDFEDAFIGITGKY; encoded by the coding sequence ATGGAACCGATTATCTCGTGCCGAGATTTGCGACATGGGTATGGCGGTAAGGTCGTACTGAATGGACTGAACTTTGATGTGCAACAAGGTGGCATCTTCGGCTTGCTTGGAAAAAATGGAGCCGGAAAGACCACCACGATCAATATACTTATGGGTTTTTTGCGGCCTTTGTCCGGTGAGTGCCGAGTGTTGGGGCAACCCAGTCATGGCATCACCCCCGCAGTTCGCTGCGATATTGGGTTACTGCATGAAAAGTTCATTCAGTATGATTTCATGAGTATCCGTGAAATAGAACGATTTTACTCCCGATTTTATCCGAAGTGGGAAAGCGCGGTCTTTTACGATCTCGTGAGTCGGTTGGATGTCCCGCACGACAGGTGGATTTGTCGTATGTCTTGCGGGCAGCGGTCACAGGTCGTGCTCGGTCTGATCATGGCCCAGAATCCGAGGTTGATGATACTCGATGATTATTCCATGGGGTTGGATGTTGGCTATCGGCGGCTCTTCCTTGATTTCTTGCAGGAGTATGTCCGAGAGCGTGGGACCACTGTCCTGCTTACTTCGCATGTGGTGCAGGATCTGGATAAACTCATCGATAAAATGATCATTATTCAGGAGGGCAAGGTGTTGGTGGAAGGGCGCAAGGATGAATTCCTGAATACCTTTCATCAATACCGACTGCCTGCTTCCGAAGCCCTTACCGAAGTCGCCGTAGGGGGGCCCGTAGTTTCCATGGAACGAGAACGGTCCACTTTGAGCATTTTTGGTTTTTGCGGAGCGGAAGAGATGACTGGCTATTTGTCCGGTCTTGGAATCCCCGTGCAAGGTCTGACCGAGATCCCCAT